A region from the Bactrocera dorsalis isolate Fly_Bdor chromosome 1, ASM2337382v1, whole genome shotgun sequence genome encodes:
- the LOC105223090 gene encoding N6-adenosine-methyltransferase non-catalytic subunit yields the protein MSDILKISQERSRKRKQLLAQTLGLSSVDELKIVLGTADEWNNGSGSSYSGFSGQRSVGGSGSSREDEGGSGGKKTPGEIIYRDSSTFLKGTQSSNPHNDYCQHFVDTGQRPQNFIRDVGLADRFEEYPKLRELIRLKDKLIQDTASAPMYLKADLKTLDLKTLGTKFDVILIEPPLEEYARAAPSVATVGGAPRVFWNWEEILNLDVGEVAAHRSFVFLWCGSSEGLDMGRNCLKKWGFRRCEDICWIRTNINKPGHSKQLEPKAVFQRTKEHCLMGIKGTVRRSTDGDFIHANVDIDLIISEEDEFGSFEKPIEIFHIIEHFCLGRRRMHLFGRDSSIRPGWLTVGPELTNSNFNADLYQTYFAEAPATGCTSRIESLRPKSPPANSKALRGRGRGFPRGRGRPR from the exons ATGagtgatattttaaaaatatcacaagAGCGCTCACGCAAACGAAAGCAATTGTTGGCTCAAACA CTTGGCCTGTCTAGCGTAGATGAACTAAAAATTGTGCTTGGAACAGCAGATGAATGGAATAATGGATCTGGAAGTAGTTATTCCGGATTTAGTGGACAACGAAGTGTAGGTGGTAGTGGAAGCAGTCGTGAGGACGAAGGGGGCAGTGGTGGTAAAAAGACACCTggggaaattatttatcgtGACTCGTCCACATTTCTAAAG ggCACACAATCATCTAATCCTCATAATGACTACTGCCAACACTTTGTCGATACTGGACAACgaccacaaaattttattagagaCGTAGGTTTGGCTGATCGATTTGAGGAATATCCAAAACTAAGGGAGCTAATACGTTTGAAGGATAAGCTGATACAAGATACAGCTTCAGCACCAATGTATTTAAAAGCTGACCTAAAAACGTTGGACCTAAAAACGCTAGGCACTAAATTTGATGTCATATTAATAGAGCCACCTTTGGAAGAATATGCCAGAGCAGCACCATCAGTGGCAACTGTGGGTGGTGCGCCCAGAGTATTTTGGAACTGGGAGGAAATCCTAA atttAGATGTAGGTGAAGTGGCAGCGCATCGCTCATTTGTATTTCTTTGGTGCGGTTCATCAGAAGGCTTGGATATGGGtcgaaattgtttgaaaaaatgggGCTTCCGACGCTGTGAAGACATTTGTTGGATACGTACCAATATTAATAAACCTGGTCATTCGAAACAATTAGAACCGAAAGCAGTATTTCAACGTACGAAAGAGCACTGCTTAATGGGTATAAAAGGTACTGTACGCCGATCTACAGATGGTGATTTCATACACGCTAACGTTGACATCGATTTAATTATCTCGGAAGAAGACGAGTTTGGAAGCTTTGAGAAACCGAtcgaaatatttcatataattgAACATTTCTGTTTGGGCCGACGACGTATGCACCTATTTGGTCGCGATTCCAGTATACGCCCAGGTTGGCTAACAGTTGGTCCTGAACTGACGAATTCCAATTTCAATGCCGATTTGTATCAAACTTATTTTGCTGAAGCACCTGCTACCGGTTGTACTAGTCGCATTGAATCTTTACGTCCAAAAAGCCCTCCGGCTAATAGTAAAGCATTAAGGGGACGTGGACGCGGTTTTCCACGTGGCCGTGGTCGACCAAGATAA